Proteins encoded together in one Juglans regia cultivar Chandler chromosome 9, Walnut 2.0, whole genome shotgun sequence window:
- the LOC108997349 gene encoding umecyanin-like gives MAKIHLTLFLLAVIFGCSAFMGSVNAMTHVVGGSHGWRVPDNKTFFDEWTKPRTFGVGDRLIFPYRPGSNNVVVVHKEDFDVCGQKHVINMYYNGPTIMNLTETGEYFYYCGVGKHCEAGQKLHIQVVNEQGSSGKSSPFKLVGHVNSKTAAPAPAALPDHLDPKSSATTVRKFCMVSGPLAFLVSLLI, from the exons ATGGCAAAGATTCATCTAACTTTGTTCCTGTTGGCAGTAATATTTGGCTGCAGCGCTTTTATGGGTTCAGTAAATGCAATGACCCATGTTGTTGGAGGAAGCCATGGCTGGCGTGTGCCTGACAACAAAACCTTCTTTGATGAATGGACTAAACCAAGAACGTTTGGTGTTGGCGACAGACTTA TTTTTCCATACAGGCCAGGGTCGAACAACGTGGTAGTGGTTCACAAGGAAGATTTCGACGTATGCGGTCAAAAGCATGTAATCAACATGTACTACAATGGACCAACGATTATGAACCTCACAGAGACTGGGGAATACTTCTATTATTGTGGCGTTGGGAAGCATTGCGAGGCTGGCCAAAAGCTCCACATCCAAGTCGTCAACGAACAGGGCTCCTCCGGCAAGTCTTCCCCTTTTAAACTTGTCGGCCATGTCAATTCTAAAACTGCTGCACCGGCACCGGCCGCCCTTCCTGATCATTTAGATCCTAAATCTTCGGCGACCACCGTTCGTAAGTTTTGCATGGTTTCTGGTCCATTAGCTTTCTTGGTTTCACTGCTCATCTGA